A genome region from Arachis duranensis cultivar V14167 chromosome 6, aradu.V14167.gnm2.J7QH, whole genome shotgun sequence includes the following:
- the LOC107493639 gene encoding AT-hook motif nuclear-localized protein 1-like → MEPLKESVFSGSTANTNSDTPLTTQFPPQVMNLNFGNLGGGPQPPPPPPQPQPQPPREQPQAPPGTATMSPATTGTGGASGQGSLELFGKKKRGRPRKYDSEGNLRVPNQPPPGFSLTPGSGSGSEFSSKRGRGSSAKSHASGSWNLLSSLGLLGSTTGTDFTPHVVTVNAGEDVAGKIFSIAQKGPMGICILSANGAISKATLRQPGSSGGLLTYEGRFELLSLSGSFTVPDSSAAIPSSGLSVSLAGPDGRVIGGGVAGLLTAATPIQIVVGSFMPNGQKPQKRKYTRQPVASHAASGPMATVSAAGPISQSNPGGENPLGSLSQLPDQGQRESVSASSDKLNLDDTLNGDNWNDTEDFSDHRPSPDINISLPDE, encoded by the exons ATGGAACCACTTAAGGAGAGTGTGTTTTCCGGTTCAACCGCGAACACAAACTCCGATACACCGCTAACTACCCAGTTTCCACCCCAGGTGATGAACTTGAACTTTGGAAACCTTGGAGGAGGACcgcaaccaccaccaccaccaccacaaccGCAACCACAGCCACCACGGGAACAACCACAAGCGCCACCAGGCACAGCTACAATGTCACCGGCAACAACAGGAACAGGTGGTGCTTCGGGGCAAGGGAGTTTGGAGTTGTttgggaagaagaagagagggagacCAAGAAAGTATGACTCCGAAGGGAACCTCAGGGTGCCAAACCAACCACCACCGGGATTCTCTCTAACTCCGGGTTCGGGTTCGGGTTCAGAGTTTTCATCAAAACGGGGTCGTGGCAGTAGTGCAAAGTCACATGCTTCTGGAAGCTGGaaccttctttcttctttgg GCTTGCTTGGAAGCACAACTGGTACTGATTTTACACCTCATGTTGTGACAGTTAATGCTGGAGAG GACGTTGCTGGAAAGATTTTCTCGATTGCACAGAAGGGTCCTATGGGAATATGCATTCTTTCTGCAAATGGAGCTATATCTAAAGCTACCTTGCGCCAACCTGGTTCTTCTGGTGGCCTATTAACATACGAG GGTCGATTTGAGCTTTTATCCTTGTCTGGATCATTCACAGTCCCGGATAGTAGTGCTGCAATTCCTTCTAGTGGATTGAGTGTCTCACTGGCTGGTCCTGATGGTCGCGTGATAGGAGGGGGTGTTGCTGGTTTATTGACAGCTGCTACCCCAATCCAG ATTGTAGTGGGAAGCTTCATGCCAAATGGTCAAAAGCCCCAAAAAAGGAAATATACCCGTCAACCGGTAGCCTCTCATGCTGCTTCAGGACCTATGGCAACAGTATCAGCTGCAGGACCTATCTCACAATCAAATCCTGGTGGTGAAAATCCTCTGGGATCTTTATCTCAGTTGCCAGACCAAGGTCAGAGAGAATCAGTCAGCGCATCGAGCGATAAACTGAATTTAGATGATACGCTTAATGGTGATAATTGGAATGATACTGAAGATTTTTCGGATCATAGGCCATCCCCAGACATCAACATATCTTTGCCTGATGAATAG